The sequence below is a genomic window from Phoenix dactylifera cultivar Barhee BC4 chromosome 8, palm_55x_up_171113_PBpolish2nd_filt_p, whole genome shotgun sequence.
TATTTAGTTGATAAGCATTTGAGAAGATCACTAGAATTTATTCTATTTAGTTGataagaaaatgaaaataattggtttattcatttaaaattttaatgttAATAAGAAAGATCCGCATATATAGCAGAGGGggaaaatttgccatctccCTTTCCGAATCCACTGCACCACGTAACCATCCAAAGATCTCCAAATCCAAACAAACCCTATAATCCTCAACTGTTTCATTAGCTGAAAGCGAGAGATCCAAGGACTGAATATTATCCAAGCCTTATAATTCTCAACTCCTATCCCTATCTCCCTCACTTCTTTCATCTCTCTTTATTTATATATCCATATCCCATTCCTCTCCTCACCCTTCTCTCTCGCACACTAAAGCTCTGTTCCTCGTTCCAACACCACCACCCATGGCTCGACTGGTGCTGGCCATTGGTGCCATGGCCATTTGGGCTTTCTTAGTCcccgccgccgtcgccgccgaCTCCTCTCCTTCGCCACCCCCAGCTTGTGACGATGTTATCCCGGATATGGCGGATTGCTTGCCGTATGTGACCGATGGGAGCAGCGTGCCGAGCCCCGGCAAGGGCTGCTGCACCGGCATCGCGCAGGTGGTTGCCAAGAGCCCGCTATGTATTTGTGAAGCACTCGAGGAGGCCTCCCAACTAAATATAGCCGTTAACATGACTCGGGCTCTTGGGCTCCCCAAGATTTGCAAGCTAAACGTGCCTCCAATGAGTAGTTGTAATGGTAAtgcagttgtttttttttttttttttgaccacaACCCTTTCATCTTGACTTGGTTATGCATCGCCTTTTCTTCTAATCCTGTAAAATTGTCCCGAGTGTTAGTTTTTCAAGTATTTCTTTTTAAGTCGattgaattatttttattttttgtggaAATTTTTAAGCTTAAGAAATGATCTAATGCACCCATTTTGTTACTGTTATACTTGGTTGAATTATCTTTGGTTAAGATCTCTGGCATTCAAATATGTCATATTTAAATTGCATTCTTAATTGCTATATCtctattctaaaaaaattactataggtttttcttttttttcttttttcttttacagTAGACCTACTATTAATCTTGTTTTGATGAAACTTACATTTTGTTCTTCTTGGAAATTGCAGCTACGAGTCCTCCTGGTGAATCTCCGGGCAAGTTTCTCTCCTTCTTCTATCTCCCTTTTATTTGATcactctgttttttttcttttttctttttttttttggctacagATAACTAAAATGATTGCGGTCCTGATTTACCAGGGTTTTTAGACAGGAAATACTACTAATGGTTTTGATGGCCGAAATGCTCATTTCACCGTTGCCTATTGACACTAAATACTAGtgcttttttttgggggggaagGTTCACTAAACATTAATTTAaactgtaacatatatttaagcTTGTTCTTGAATTTAGATTACAGTTTGTGTGTGGCTTAGTCTTCGGTAGTAAATCACTAATCCACACATCAATCTGATTCTTCCCTCCCTAAGTACTACTCCATGAAGATTATCCATGCATGCTAATTCTCTGAATGCAATGCAGCTCCGTCATCGCCACCACCAAAATCACCATCGGTGCCGTCTCCGGCGCCGGTCGCTCCTTCACCAGCCCCAGTCTCTCCACCACCAGCGGCCCCACCGGTCTCTCCGGCTCAGCCACCTGTTGTTCCAGCCCAAGCACCATCACCCTCAAGCACAGCTGAGCTCAGGACTTCTCACAGATTCCTTGTTGGGATGCTGGCATTTGCCATGTTCTTCTCATGGAGGATGTTTTAGATTTCGTCGATGATGTGGCTATTAGGTCCAATTTGTTTGGTTAGTGGTCGCAGTAGTATATGAGAGAGCTGAGAGTGGCATTGATCAAAGCAGTATTAGGTCTCTATAGGGTTCACATGACGTTTGGGTCTTTCTTTTGCTCGTAATTTGTTTTTGTGTTGGCTTTGGATCCTTTTTAAAGGGACTAGCTCTTTGTTATGCTATGTCATGATTTATtgatcactctttttttttttgtggaataCTTGAATTTTTAAGAATACTAGCATCATCCACATGCAAGTACATGGAATTAAAAGTAATATTTAATCATTTTATATATGAATGGATGAATccaaaatgtgaaacaaataaCATTTTATATACGATAAATTTAATTTCAGTGTGCTTTTAGTTGATTTTATAATAACTGGATAGCCAAATTTGATAGTAAATAAAGATATAAACCCATATAAGCTAAATAGATGCTACTAATGATATAGACCAAATAACAAATCTACGACTTGCATAGAATATATTGGTCTAGGTAATAGGATTGAGTTTTTAGCCGAAAATCAGGTTTTTGTTTTAGCCTTTCAGCCCCCCTATGAATTGAGCAATTATCAAACAAaagtaaattttttaaaaaaattattatatagcAAGAAATGCATCCATAAAAATAACGTATAAGATACAGCCTGAAATGGATGAACAAATGTAGCATTGTGGAATACAATCCAAGTCTTTTAACTTTTATAAGCCAGAACAAACACAACTGCAGAAAATATAtgctaaaataataataataaattcagaaTATTTCTTTCATTAAATGGTAAATTGTTTTGCAGGCAGACATTTTATTTAGTTGGGTTTGAGCTTTCATAATTAAAGTATCTTTTGAGCCCTGCTAAAATCAAGCGGTGGATTATAAATGTCTCTAGCATATTTGGAGAAATATGAGGATTCAATAGAAACTTTCTTATGAactatccttttttttctttgtattagtcctattattttttaaaagtaaaTGTAAGCCAATGTATATTATTTGGTTCATggaaattttttgtttttactgaaatattttttctagaaaACTAATGCCTTGCTATATGATATCTGAAGAAGTGATTTTTGTATATTTGGTTGATCATAAAGGAGTGACATATGTCAGAGTGGGTTATGTTTGGTTAGACATCTATTTTtcgaaaaaaattatataaaatatctattatgcccttaataaaagtaAGACCTTAAGAggacttttggaaaaaaaaaattggaattgGACTTTTTCATATCtcctatagaatttttttttcttataaaatatagaaattttattttcatgagAAAGCACTCCTTTTAAAACTCCAAATAtgagcaatttttctatttttttcttgaccatacttttcttttttatcttcttGCGAATCGAATGAGCCCTAAATTTTTTTCTCACAAACATGTATTTGTGCATGCCAAATATAGTCCATTGAACATTTTGCCTGCATTTATTTATATCGAGCCATCTAATAATTCCCCCATGGCCTCCTTACCGAATTGGTTTCGTTTTGTTTTCATCATTATCGAATTGGTTTCTCTCTGTACTCACCTTTTCTCCGAGGTGCAGCATGAAACCATGCGAGCGATGGGGATGAAGGGGACGGAAGATTGAGCTCAGCATGTCACGAGGAAAACGTAAGCCAACAACCTTGCTCCGGTCGAAGGGGTCAATCTCTTTTTCCACACGTCCAATCTTTGATTCCACGGCCAACCCCACAGTTTGTCCTCCGATGATTACATCACCAAATGCGTACATTcgtataaagaaaataaaaaaaaattaaacaaagaGATCAAATTATAGCCACCACCACAGGTGAATATATCAATTTTagttgttttttaaaaaaaagagagagttaaAGATCAGCAAgataaataagaataaaaacgaGTGTCATGTACAAATGAATCGAGAAAGAGCGCGGTCTTCTTTGGTATTGTTAAATGGTAATTAAGTCTACAATGTCCAAGTTATCACCTTCCTCGAACATCATCAATTTTAACAAAGTCCTGGCTCAAGTCCAAAATGTTGTCTTATTATTCATATGGTCAAactattcccaaaattttcacaTGCAACTCTCTCGTGAGCCTGGTCCTCGGTCCAGTCCGGGCTGTAGTATTTTGGACCATTCCAATGCCTGGCTATCGATGTCCTtttttcttccctctttttttcttttttggtacagGGGCGACTCACATACAAGGTGTGGATGCAGCTCATAAGATCAAAAAGAGTAAGAGAATACAAAGATGATGGAATCAAGAATAGGTTGTCTCAAATGAAATTCTTGAAGTGATAAGCCACAAAGGATACCATTCAATCAGCCATATCGTTAGTTTTTCTATAGATGTGAGTGGTCCAAAAAATCAGCGGATACCGTGAATCAATCAATCGTAATTCATTGGCGTCACTGCCTGGACTCTGGATCCAGTCAATCAATGCCCTTCTTAAAGCTGGGCTCCGACCCAAGTGAGTGCCTTTACCACTTCTTCCATCCATCATTCCACCCATCTCCAAGAGTGCCATGTGTTTATCACACCAACCCTCGCCTTTCCCTCTTCTAACACCCGCTTCCACACCTCTCTCTCTCAGGGACACCCCCACCCCAACCTTTTCCTCTTCCatatcctcccttcctcccctctCCCCCTTATCCAAAAGACTATATTAATCCTCCACTCCAAGGCCATTCCACAAGCACCAGCCATTTCCCATACTCTTTTGTTGCATTTCAATTTATCCTTGCTGAGACAGCAATGGTTTGGGCTGGCAGGTGTGCATGGGTCCTTGCCCTTTGGCTCGGCCTGGCCATGTTGCATGGGGATGGGGCTCAGGTGGGTGCGCCTTCACCCTCCATGGACTGCACCTCTGCCCTCCTCAGCCTGGCTGACTGCCTGACCTTTGTGGAGCCAGGGAGCAACGTGACCAAGCCCCAGGGGAATTGCTGCTCTGCCCTCAAGAAGGTGGTCAAGGAGGAGGTGGCCTGCCTCTGTGAGGCCTTCAAGGGGAGTTCGGCCTTTGGGATCACCATCAACATGACCAAGGCCCTCACCCTCCCCTCTGCCTGTGGGATCACCACCCCTCCCTTCAGCAAGTGCAAGAGTGCGTCCcctctcctttccttcttccctttgcttgctTCAGATTCTATAGCACCTCTTTTAGGTTATTTCCTTTTTGGCTTTTGGGATTTAAGAATTGAAGTAATATCGGGTTTGAAGTTAAAATCTTGAAATTGGTTGCTTTTTTTCTTGTGTGTGTTGCAGTTGCATTTGATGGAGCGCCTGGTTCAGCCCCCGGTATGTCTCTTCCACTGGGATAAACCATGTTACAAATCCatcattttctcttttcttttcctttctctacCCAAAAGATGATTTCATCTCGTTATAATGTCAAATTTTGGTTTACTACCTCCTcttcctcgtcctcctcctttTTTATAAAGGAGAAACCATCCGGCAATGAAGTCCCTTTGTGTTTCTTTTGCCTGCGATCGGTAGGACCggatattataaattaataaaaaggaAGTACTCCCAGGCTCGGAAAGATGAGCGTGCAGTATcatatttcaattaatttttgtgttTATAATTAATGATAACAAGGAAGTCCCTTCTACTCTCTAaatatttatctatttatttatttatatttattattacgtGTGGTACTATGGTGAGTGGATAAGTGATCTAGATGGAACTAGAGATGATttcattttttgattttattttaaaccaaaaaaaaactttattggTGGCTTTATAGTTGCATTTGTTTCTAATTTtctgttagattttttttttcatttgtttaGAGTGATTTTTTAGGGCAGTGATGCTGCCGTCTCTCTCGTAGTACCGATCTGCTCGTGATTGGCCACCATCCAATTGCTGGAGTTTGCAGTTCCACACAATTCTCCTGAAATTTGTGAACAGTAGAAGGTGACCTTTATTTGGTCACATTTGCTGATAGAGTTTTGTTTCTGCAAGTAACAAGCAATGCCGGAAGGGCAGGTCATGTGACTACTAGCCTCGGTACAAAACCTGTCTAAAACCTGACTTATATTTGGCCGGGTTGGGTCAGCAACTTAGGGTTGGGTCAGACCGTGGACTAGTGATAGAAACCCGACTTAAACAAGCCTGCTCATAATGCAAGTTGGCTCCGACCCCTTTGGTCCTCTATCGACAACTCCATTTTGAAACCAAGATTTTGATGGCATCATTCAACTGTATAATAATGTCTGTCCACTGATGCTAATTCTTTCTGTTTGATTGgatatttcttttaaattttaaagtGAAATAGTTTGTGACATTATTGTAACTACGAAGCATTATAATGGAGAACTATGGATATATAGTCGCATCAAAAAAAGCTGAAGTTATTTGACCAAATCGCTCCTGATCAATAATATTATGTGTTCGGCCAACGCTTGTTATATTTACAAAAACATTACTACACCAAAAAATTTATTCTCTGCAGCCATTTCAAATCAAACCAGGAGGCCTCCAGACCTGTTCTGACTGCTGCTAGAGCATTGATAAGAGTCATTGTTTCCAACTTGTTTGAAATATGTTCGTCCATATATTGCTCTTTTAATTATATAACCGTACGTAGGAGTTCGCCGGAAGTTAATTTATTGTTGATGACAGTCTTGTGATCTTGCAGCCCCATCACCATCCAGTGGAGCACCTGGAAGTGCTTCGACTCCATCATCAAGGCCTTCAGGCGCCCGAGCTTTATCGGCTCCATCCTTGGTCGTTGTTCTTGCTGCTGCAGCAGTTGCTCTTTGGTTTCACTACATTTGAGAACTTAGCTCCTGTGTCCATGCATGTATCTCTTTTCTAGTCGATATGAAACGAGTCTTTTTGGTGGTGTTGCTTGAGTTGTATCCCGGGGATTTCTTTTGGTTTCATTGAGCTCTCAGTTTGGTGCTGTTCTCACACAAACATCATCATTTATGTTAAGACTATTTTTATACTAGTAGATTTCGTGTTTAATGCTAGAAGAGTATGTCTGTATTGCCGGTTTGGCATCTCAGATACTCCTGagtactaacaaaaaaaaatgatggaaaAAATGTAATGTTTCCcatagagaaaaagagagagagagagggagagagtggaCCTTTTCATTCATTTATTGCGAATTTATCACTTAAATGAAAATCAACTGCCTCTGTTAGTCCATAATAATTAGGTGTCCAGTAGGAAGTACCCAATCAGAGCCTCAATAGTAAACTCGCTTCCGCTTCAATCATGgtgatgagaaaaaaaaaaggtagaatcTGACTGTAGAGGTGTATCTTTCGcttgaaagaaggattcaccgtATTTTATATGAATCTATAGTTGGATCATCCATTGAGCACTTTGAAATCCATTCAAGCGTATAAATAAGAGATTTGGAGCATTTTGAGATCTATATGGTAGATGATCCAGTGGAAAATTTGTATGACGATAAATTCTTCTTTGGCATCAAAGATACAATCCTGACCTATTGATTATTTTGACTCCTCCCCAAGCAAGTACATCTCGTGTGCTAACTACTAGTTTATATTAGATTGAAAGCGGGACAGCCAAGGCACTTGAGATTTATTACACATCCCAAAATTTGAGCCAAGGCAAAATATAGCagcttttttttatattattaaagGGAGGCAAAAAAAAATGCCACGTATATAATATTGATAATCAAAGAGTATGTATAACAGAGTAATTCACAGAGAAGGAAACGCTTTCGTAATCTTTACATGATGACAGAGCAtatcacaaaaagaaaaaaataggggGTTTGAAAAATACAGCAGAAGAACCAGCTCAGCACAAGTGCCTCTCTTACAGTCTTACtccaaaagttaaaaaatagTGACGAGGACAGTAGCGCATTTGATATCGGCAAAACACAGGCAAAAAAGTATCCAATTTTTGgatcattcttttcttcttttttgtttttttaactaTTCTTTGGCTAcagtataataatattataaattatagtAAATAGATGGTTATAATAGTCAAATTCTTATTATATATTAAACAATAAATTTTAAGGATACCCAAGCAAAATCTCTcgttattataataaaatagaaaatttcAATACGTAAGtttttttattgcatattaAGCAATAAACTTTAATAATAACCGTTATTAATACTGGCATCCACATAGCGTATAAAAACTCCTACCATTAATACTGGCTTCGCACGATGCACAGAGTAtgatttttagctttttttcaaccatttttgaaaaaatataataatatataatattataataaatcaAAAGCTTCGATAACTACATTTCTGTTACACATTAAATAATAAACTTTTATGGGGATGAGCAAAAACTCCCATCAATATAATAAACAAAAGGTTATAGTAGCCATATATTTCTATTACATATtaagcaataaattttattgatgGCCGAGCTGGAATACCCGTTTATATGGTAAATGGAGAATTCTACACAAGCTCAGccttcattcattttttttcccaGCTATTCTTCAAAagcaatataataaaataacaaattatGATAAATAGAAGGCTTCAAATTTTTGTTGTACCTAAAGCAATAAAATTCGATGATTGCCAAGCAAAAACTCTcattattataataaatagaaggcTTTAGGACCTAAATCTCTATTACACATAAGCAAAAAACTTTAATAAAAGTCGAGTAGAAACTTCCATCATTAATACCAACATTATTATTACCTATAATAAATGAAAAACTTTGCACAAGCTAAGCCTCgtgcagaaattttcatcaTTAATACTAGCCTTATGATATTTGAGGTacaaacttttttttcttgttcaaaCTATTCTTCAGATGTAatataagaataaaataaattataataaatagaagatTTTAATAGTCAAATTTCTGTTGCATATTAAGCAATGAACTTTAATGATGACGGAGCAGAAACTTTTATTGCTATAATAAAATAGACTTTAATATTTCATTTTTCTCTGCATATTAAAGAATCAACTTTAATGATAGGCAAGTAGAAACTTAGTACCGGTATCTATATAGTAAATGGAGAACTCTATACAAGCTAAGCCTCCATGTAGAAGCTCCCGGTTCGGCACAATAtggcttttctctttttctaacTATTCATAAAACACAATATAGCAATGTAACAAACTACAATAAACAAAATACTTCAATAACCATATTCTTGTTGCACATTAAATAATAAACTTTAATGATAGCGGAACAAAAACTCTTATTATTAATGCTAACATCTCACATTATGCACTTATTGTATGGTTTTCCCCCTTTCATTCTTAAAATGCTATATAACAATCtaacaaattataataagtaGAAGGTTTCAATGACTAAATTTATAATGCACATTGAACAATGAACTTTAATGACCATCTGAATTAATGAATTGCCGTAGGTGAATGGACGAGGTTGAGTGAGTCAGctagttgccgtggatggcctgagGTTTTGAGTAAGCAGGAGATTTGTGGAGACcatacgcattaattgttgagtaagctggaAATCTGTGGAAGCAAGTTAATATTAGGATTATTCATAGTTGTTGCATATTAAAGAAGGAACTCTAATGATGACCAAGCTCATAATTTCTCATATGGAATTCATCATGATCTTGTCTTTCAAGCTGTTGATTATTGGGATGCATTTCTAAAGAAATCTACTCCTTACAATGAGTTCATTGAATGGTTCGCTTTCCTATTATCAATGCACTTCTTAAATGTATTTAGGCTGTGGTTGTTGTCATCCGGGGGAATGGGTAATTGAAGGTCGCAAGGCATCGGATGCAGACTTGGGTTTGGTAAGGCCCAATAGAAGTATGTGGATAGCGCAGATGTGGTTGGGCTCACTAGTATTGCATTCAATGTCCATGAAAGAAGGAATTAGCTGGACTTAAATTAAGAGCGTGGCTCAGCTCAAGTTTAGGGTTTAAGGTTTAGAGTTCAATATAAGTCCTGACCCTAAACAAAGACTGCTATGATTGGCTAATAGGCCCTCTCCCCTCCTACTTCAAAAGGTCAAACTCTTTGCCCTAGATTCAAATTATACCAAtttcatttgtaacaactttgTACCTCGCATAAAAAAGCTAATCGGAAGATTCTATTTAGGTTCATTGGCCTTCTATAACTATCCAAGATCTATACGGAATATAGTTGATATAGGACAAAATGCATATTCACATGGTTCCTCACATGCTCCTGTTCAAATtagttcaaatctaattacaaacacTACGATCAGCTTGCAATTATTATGCTGCACTGTGTCATTGGCTGGGAATAGGATAGTGCAAGCTTCTTGACGGGTAGGAATTTTCCTAAATAATGGCCTGGTTTCCAGATCTCTTTGGGCCCCTGAAAAGGGATTGATTAAATACCTCATTCCTCCACATATTGTAGTCCTCAGAAACGCCATTAGCATAAGGTTACTGCCACTCTTTTTCGAAGGGGGAATCTGTTTTTATATGTGGGCTGATCAGTAGTCCAAAAAGGTGCAAACAAAAGCACCTTGGAATCACCAACTTTTTCCACTGCCAACCACATCTCTCTCCCATCTTCCCAATTGATTCATCCCCTTCCACCCTACCATGCACAAAGACCAGCCATTATAATATGCCTTGCTCATATCTCCATCTATTACTTTTCTTGATTGCAACCCATTTAAATAATAGGTACATAGTTTATTACGCTGGTAGATTACCATGCATTATGCGAAGAACTCTTTTGCAACATTTTATGGATTGGACCAATGAAGCAACAGTGCCAATTCCATATTAAGTTGAAGAAAACCAGCTTTCTGACATGAAAGTAACTTAGGAGCCAATGAACCAGTCTAATGGGATTCATTACACACTGAATCCCCACACTGAGAGCCCCAATGGACCGCAAATGGATCGACTGCTTTCAGATTCGTCAGGGGACCACTTCATGCAAAGGTGACGAGATAACCTTCTCCACTGTAGTTCGTCAGCCAGATCAAGCAACTACTAGGCTTGGCTTGATTTATTTATGAGATGATTGCTTTGCATTCTTCAGGCTACGTTAAATACACAGCgatgcatgctgaaatttaagGACGTATCAGAGTAGCCCAACCGTGCAGTGAAATCTAAGGACAGTGATGAGCACTCtacagagaaaaaaaatacaacaaAAGAATGAGCCATCTGTCCGGTCATGAGCAATAGTTCTTCTTCATGGTTTGGGCATGCGACACAGTTGATCAATAAAATAAATGCCCCATTTCATTTGAGTTTCTTTGGTTCTCTTCACTTCAAAACTGAAGGAGCAGCACCACCAAACATTGGCTTCCGATGGTACAGTTGGAATTTGAAtgagtttttaaaagttttaaagagGTATTAATAAAAAGAATTTGTAAccctcaaaattttaaaaaaattgttgtAATCTTTAAGTATTTCAAATTCCATTTGGAAGTTTCAAAACTTTCCATTATCTTTCATTATGGTCTTAATGAGGCCATAAGTATTCAATCATTATGCTTGGGTTACAAAAGGTCAATATATATGAGCCAATTCTTGCacctaaaaaaaacaaaacaaaaaaatcttCTTCTTGCTCTCATAGTCTCTTCCTACCACCATTCTCTCTTATACAATtacatatattattttatattttaggcACGATATAGAATAAGTAATCTGCCTACGTTAGATGTGTACTATAGATTAGACCCGCTGTAAGccgtttgggttgtatcttgaAGCCGTCGCTACCGCCAATACCTGCACGTGGGGAGGCAACAACGGCATTAGGACAATGCATCTTTTGGCGTGCCTCTCACACCTCACAGGCCAGATATTTCTTTGCTAATATTTTATTACAattgttaaattttttttttatgtgatttaatattttattaagcatcttgctggatcaagggataCCACCTCCCGCCAGAGGTGAGGGGTCCAATCCCAAATTATTTCCTATTGAGGCTCCACCGAAAAGGGTGCAGAAAAACACCAAAGGAGCGGCAGGAATCACCTGAAGAAATGGGTGATTTTTGACTACTAAGATCCACTTGAACCATAAGCCTAATGAATTCCATATTTGTTAATGTCTAGAAGCATTTTAACTAAAAGAGACACAAAATTAACACTAATACATGGGTTGGATAACCAGTAGCATCAGGCTGTGCATTTATTTCTGAAGATTAAAACTTTCTGGTGCCGGAATGCTAATAAAACCCATCTAATATGATTTGTTTTGCCTACTAGCaacacattatttttttttttaaaaaaaagaattttcgcATTATGGCATGCATAGAAAAACTACGGTATGAAGATTATATAGAGAGAAAAAGTCATAGTTTTAAGCAGCAGCAACTGTTTCACCATTATTGGAGGCTTCAGATCCTGCAGTTGCTAGGGGTGCTTCAGTCCTCAGAGATGTCAACGAGAACTTCTATTTCTCTTTCTGATCATCAAGGTTAATTTGGTGCTGCCTACACTGCAGGCTACAGAATGCAATTTCACCCCTGGGGACAAAGAAGTAGGTCAGTACAAATAGGTCCCAATTAGATTATAAGAACAAAGACTAAGCATCTCAAGCGGAGATCGAAGATTGTAAGGTGCTCCTGGTTCGAAGGGTTTCATCAAATGAGGCCATTCTCCACACAACATGGGAGTTCACAAAGTGAAATATTTTTACACTTTAGGACAAGTATATGTACATGTAAGCATGCATGCGAAAAAAACTATTACCATAAGattccataaacaaatctttgaATCAATAATGCAATGTCTCATCAAAAAGAATCAATAGTGCAATGATAATTCAAGATTGCTCTCGGGCTACGATACAAGACAAGACATTGAGGCAGCTAATATAATGAATAAAAGCCTGATGATCAAGTGGATGTACCGTAGCACTGCATATTACCAAGAGTCAAGACCATAATTAACAACCTTGTTCCAACCATTAAGGTCAGTTTTCGAAACTTGTTTAGCTGTTCATGCCTATGAAAAGTTGCCTCGGCTGTCAGTGTAAACTTCTTCTAATCATTGCTTATAACTTGTTGGATATCTTTATCTTTCATGACTTAAACCATAAACCTCCCATATGGTGGCATCAGTGTCCCACAATAATTTTTAAACTTCATCAGATCCTAATTACTTAACATATTTTAACACCATATCGATCATCACCAGCCTCTCCAAATTCTTAGACACTTCCAACCAAGTGATCTTAGATCTTCCCGTTCACAACCCTTCAACACAATTGCAATTAACAAGTTAATCTAGAGAGAAGCATAAATTCTGATGTATTATGGGCTAACCACAACATTCCTTTAGGGTTTGGAAGTCGAGGTATACTGTTTGTTAAGTGTATCAATATGTGTAGGTGCACAGAGACATGAAATTCTTATATAGCAGGCATGCAGATAGAGGTAAAA
It includes:
- the LOC103717216 gene encoding non-specific lipid transfer protein GPI-anchored 11-like gives rise to the protein MVWAGRCAWVLALWLGLAMLHGDGAQVGAPSPSMDCTSALLSLADCLTFVEPGSNVTKPQGNCCSALKKVVKEEVACLCEAFKGSSAFGITINMTKALTLPSACGITTPPFSKCKIAFDGAPGSAPAPSPSSGAPGSASTPSSRPSGARALSAPSLVVVLAAAAVALWFHYI